The sequence below is a genomic window from Dermacentor albipictus isolate Rhodes 1998 colony chromosome 2, USDA_Dalb.pri_finalv2, whole genome shotgun sequence.
TAGGTAGGCTGCTGCACTAAGTTAACCGATCAACAAGGGctcgatgctctaccaattagaGCGCAGATTTCTTGAATATGGCTTTGGTACCAACGCTTACTAGCGTGTTAAGACGACTGGCGCGTGCCCCACGCCCTACAGCAGAAATTAGCCCATAAAAGCGAAGGCCCGTTTCCGCATTCAATACAAGCATAGTCTGACAGTTAAGCTTGTGGCTTCGTCATGGATGATGAATGAGGTGAAATTTCAGTTAAGTGCCTCTTAGTGTGTCCACCTTAATGATTGCATAATGTAGTTTGGCATAGCATGACGCCAAAGCCTGTTTGACGTCCAGATATTACTACTGAAATAAAACTTTAACTTGATTTTACATCCCTGACTTCTCTATCTGACACATCGTACATGTACATATTAGCTCGTCGTACGTACTACAATATTAGCACTTATCTCAAAACTAATATTTAAAAGCAGCACATAAGCACTCAGACACGCTGTCAGATAGCCGGCGAAGCACGGCTATTGAGAAACAGGGTGTGAGAgcaggctagttggtattctatgCCGAAGAGAccagcgcaaacttccaactggtgttCATTGCAAAAAGGTATGTATATATACCCTCGCGCACTTGAACATAATAAGTTACAATCGTGCAAGACAACATGGTTACCACAAATAAAGAAGAACGCACCACTTCCGGGCCTAGGCTGAATgcggcctcccacatacagacACCAGGAACGCAAATTCTTTATGAGTCAATGCTAGGGATggtttgctaacgcagttgcattCTGCGATAGCCGCTGCCTGAATTACGACTCTAATGTTTTCCGCCCATTGCTTGCTattattaatgttttttttttcaaaggatgGATGAAATTTGCATTGAGAGCAATGGATGCCGAGGAAGCGTAGCGCTCTCTGTATTTTTGAACTTTCTGATTATGGTCCGATGGTCTCACGTTTAGGTACTTTCCTGTTTTTCTCAAGTGACACTGCCCTCATACATCTTTCCtgcgggcagcgttacgtgggacaaaacCGAAAGTGCCTAAACGTGAGGTTACAGGAACATAGTCAGAAAGTTCAAAAAGGGAGAGCGGATTTCCTCGGGATCCATTGCTCCCAATGCAAAAGACATCCactctttgaaaaaaagaaaacagaaataatagcaagcaacggGCAGGAAATACTCGCCgcatcattgaggcagcggctgtcacagaaggcaactgcgttagcaaaccATCCATAGAGCTGCCTGCTAAAGAATTTTCATTCCTGGGGTCTGTATGGGGGAGGCCGCCTGAAGCGTTGGCGCGGCCATGGTgtgcttttgtttatttgtgatgaccaTGTTGTCTTGCACGATTGcaactgattatgatcaagtgcgcGGGAGTATGTATACATACCATTTTGtaataaacaccagttggaagtttgcgatTGTCCTAATCGTGTCTTTAGTGTCCGGTGTCCACTATTGCGCTAGTTACTTCAGCACTATTGAGAAATCCGGGCAAAATCAGAACCAGAGTTCACTAGCGCCGGCGATACCATTGCATTCCACCTgaattgaaatgcggctgccgtgatcCACAAACCAGACCAGGGATTTCTGTTCAACGGCCGAAGGCCACAGCCGCTAAGCAACAATGTCGGGTTGTGTGAGCAAATGGGGTTCCAAAGCCGCTTTCTCTGCCATGTACGTTCCTCACGAGTGGACTAGTAGCAGAGCCTGAAGACCACTTCTGAAATTGTATGGGCCGTACAAGGCAGATAGAGCTGTACCCCAATACAGCACTGCAGCCATATAGTGATGGTTGACAAAGCATTTTTGCTTGTGGAAGCCTACCATTCCGCATTGATAATCAAGCTGGACTGATAGAGTCCCTGAACTATAAAAACACAAAAAATCTTATATGCCGATGCGGTTCTGTGTAGACACCGATGACTTTTAGATTTTAGCTCATGTAATGCATGGAAGCAGTTGCTCCAGTGCACTTGTTGTACAGCCTCACCCCGTATGAAAGGGCACGCCACATATCTCTTCAAACAACGATTCCTTCAAGCTTGCAAGTCGGAACCTCGCTCACTGCTATGCTAATTTCGCGATAAAGAATTCTCCTCATGGAATTTTTTCTCATTAGAAGTACAGAAAATAGAAATTAACTTTTTGAACACAAATCCGGTATTCCTTTTATATTGGCTGACCGTGTAAATTTCACACAAGTACCGATCGAAGAATGCGTGTCGAGGCtccatgaaaaaattgttttagAGCTTTTACGAAGCTGTCGAGAATTCAGTTACTGTGTTATGTTTCCTGCACATCTTCATTACTGCAAGACGTCAAGCCTCGAGTTCGGAGGCAGCCGGCGCACTCTGGAACTTGATGTTTAGAAATTGTTTCGATGGTCAGTTATCTAACAATAGTTGCTAATTGGCAATTTACAGTTCTTAGTTATGAGCAATAAGGACAACATCCTTTCCGAAAACATTATTCTTAGAGCAAACATGAATAATTTACAAGCTAAACACGACATGAAAGCTGCGTTATCCAGTGGCTTCTGCACAATGGTGCCCGTGTTACTGCCCTTTATGAAGATGTCGCATGCGAGCTGCTTTACAAAATTTTATACCTGTATGTTCAAGTGCATCGCCATTCAAGGAAACGAAGTGCTAAGGTTTATATTGTGAAACATTTCTTCCTTTGCGCTACTTCGCAACATTCTGCGAGGAGATCTTCTTGTCTCCGTGCCGCAATTTATCGATAAGAGAAGCAATCGTATTCTGAAAGCTACCTACTCTTCCTCCGAGCTTCATCCGTCCACATGAAAAAAGTGTTTTCGAATGATATACAGCGGATCCCAGGCGTCTGATCTCGTGAGAACGCGTTACGTATGTCTTACGTAAGCCCTTGCAGGCAGTAAAATAAAGGAAGTCCGTCAAATATATTTGTCGGATTGAGTGCTTATATATCAATGTGTGCCTTCCATTTTGTTAAGTGAAAAATTTGCTATTTACGAAAGTGAAAGAAAGCGTCGCCTGACAGTACTAGTACATTTACATCGTAGCaaatgtttattttttcaaaaCAGCCTTCCTTTCTTCACACTGATACGGAGAAGTTATATGCACGCTTATGTCCTAGAGCACTTGAACATGCGCGTATGCGTGCGTGAGCTTGTGTACATCTGTGTCTGCGTGCGCAAATTCATACATGCCCAATTCGCATATCGACACCTACCACCGACCTGCGACATTACAGACGTGCACGCGAGCATAACGGCGACAAGTAATTCTGCGAAAGGCTCGCCATGGGGGAGGAGGGAGGAACGGTGATAGGAAGATAATGAGGAGTACACATTCAGGACTGTTTTACGGTCAAGGATTACCAAGATAGAGTGCACTAAGGCTGCCTCACACTGATGTTTTTCAGAATTGACGAAAAGTGTCGTAAACACGAGAAAAGATTTCTTCCTGAAGTCAAGAATGCTTCAAAATTTAAAGCTAATAGCAACTGTGTGACCGGGCAGTAACAATCAACGACATGCTGTTCCTGGTCATCCATCTAGAGAAAGCTCTACTTAAGAAATTTGCGAATGAAACGGAAGAGAGGGTTTGCCCACATAGCAATGCTTTCTTGATGATTTTATGCGCTTTAGACCTGATTTTATACATAACTGAGGCCCAACACAAATGTCCATGAAGGCAAAGTAGTAATTTTATTGACATTTATCATCAAAATGCACATGTGCTCAAAATGGCCTTTCTTCATTTGATGGGTTCATGATTCTGTTTTCTATTGGCACATCCTTTCTGCAACACAGCTCACGACCATTTAAATAGTGAGGGAATGCATTAAAACACTGGTGCTGGTTTACGTGGTGGTTTATTATAATTACCACAAGACGCGTTCTGGTTGAATCGGAACCTAATAATTCAGGACTTATTAACTAGAAGCCATGAATATGTTTTGCCTCTGTAGTGACGCATCACATTTTTATGAACAATGCGAAGCACCATCACGTCGTTGTTGCAGTAGCGGACGTTCAGCCGACTTTGTTCACAGCACGCTTGCTGTAATCAGGTTCGGCTTTTCTATATGTGTTGACGCATTCCAGTCACATAAAACTCAGAAAGGACGTAGCCATTTTGATGTCGCTCACCACTTTGCAATAACTTATACAACGAACTAGAAGCTAGAGTACTTGCAAGCAGCACAATCAACCCTTGTAACCGTAGCCGCCATATCCGTAGCCGCCACCGTATCCCAAACCACCTCCGTATCCCAAACCACCGCCATATCCCAGGCCACCTCCGAAGCCTCCGCCGAGTCCAGCGCCTCCAACGTACGATCCTGCTCCGAGGCCGGAATGTGCGACCAgtgctccaccactggaaagcTTGTTAACTTGGTGGATCGTCCTGACCAGGAAGGCTGGACCGGGCACTGCCTTGTACAGTCCGGGTCCACCGCGCAGGAGAGCCACGCTGCTGCCGACACCTACACCGCCGGCTCCCAGGCCTCCACCATAACCAAGGCCTCCATAACCAAGTCCTCCGTAACCAAGGCCTCCGTAACCAAGTCCTCCGTAACCATGTCCTCCGTGACCAAGTCCCCCGTAACCGACCCCACCGGCCATGGTGGTGGCAAGGACAGCGGACAGGATGGTGGCAATTGTCTGCATGGGTTGATGAAACATATCTTCGCTATTTACCTAAATGGTGACATTTTCTTCCAGAGAGTGGTATTTCTAGCTTACACGCCCGTTCGCAGCTATACTAGCAGATATTATTTCACTGTCCTTGCTATAAATTCTACGTTCAAATTTTTGGCTTTCGGGCTGTTGTCCAAAATCTTAAAACAGTTACCGTATGTGCTCTCAGTTAACAGCAGCCGTAGATTAAGAAGT
It includes:
- the LOC139055380 gene encoding chorion class B protein L11-like, with protein sequence MNALTIATILSAVLATTMAGGVGYGGLGHGGHGYGGLGYGGLGYGGLGYGGLGYGGGLGAGGVGVGSSVALLRGGPGLYKAVPGPAFLVRTIHQVNKLSSGGALVAHSGLGAGSYVGGAGLGGGFGGGLGYGGGLGYGGGLGYGGGYGYGGYGYKG